The Streptomyces sp. NBC_00224 genome has a window encoding:
- a CDS encoding polyamine aminopropyltransferase, with the protein MIEPSVSVLPCGIPPPAHRRSTARFIVLGTVFICAACGLVYELELVALASYLIGDSVTQASVVLSVMVFAMGIGSLLAKRLRLHAAVGFGLIEAALALVGGCSAMVLYATFAWFGGARYALVAFSLGIGVLIGAEIPLLMTLIQRVSRQDPGGTVADLFAADYVGALVGGLAFPFLLLPLLGQLTGALVTGAVNAVAGGALVLWLFRRDLTPRARWWLFAANVLVLAVLATTTALVGAFEQAARRAVYGGQVRVAVQTGVQEIVLTGSRTGHGPGGPLDLFLDGRLRVSGRDEHRYHSALVGPAMDSGPYGRVLILGGGDGLAAREVLRHPGVRSVTLVELDAGVVDLARHDPALSALNGHAYDDRRVRPVVADAFGWLRGPGRSAGPFDVVVSDLPDPGITPSTKLYSEEFFGLAARVLAPGGRIVVHAGPVATRAHTYWTVESTVRAAGLWTVPYRATGRLTGFTAGPDRASDATKPPHDWGFVLASPSGPPGAPLAPELEPLADERPRDELPPSTLVHPRYTG; encoded by the coding sequence ATGATCGAACCGTCTGTGTCCGTCCTGCCCTGTGGCATCCCGCCGCCGGCACACCGGCGCAGCACCGCGCGGTTCATCGTGCTCGGCACCGTGTTCATCTGCGCGGCCTGCGGACTCGTGTACGAACTCGAACTGGTCGCCCTCGCCTCGTACTTGATCGGCGACTCGGTCACCCAGGCCTCCGTCGTGCTGTCCGTGATGGTCTTCGCCATGGGCATCGGCTCCCTGCTCGCCAAACGGCTGCGGCTGCACGCCGCCGTCGGCTTCGGCCTCATCGAGGCGGCCCTCGCCCTGGTCGGCGGCTGCTCGGCGATGGTGCTGTACGCGACGTTCGCCTGGTTCGGCGGCGCGAGGTACGCGCTGGTGGCGTTCTCGCTCGGGATCGGCGTGCTCATCGGCGCGGAGATCCCGCTCCTGATGACCCTGATCCAGCGGGTCTCCCGGCAGGACCCGGGCGGCACGGTCGCGGACCTGTTCGCCGCCGACTACGTGGGAGCGCTCGTCGGCGGCCTCGCCTTCCCCTTCCTCCTGCTGCCGCTGCTCGGCCAGTTGACGGGGGCGCTGGTGACCGGCGCGGTCAACGCGGTGGCGGGCGGCGCACTGGTGCTGTGGCTGTTCCGGCGCGATCTGACGCCACGCGCGCGCTGGTGGCTGTTCGCGGCGAACGTGCTGGTCCTCGCGGTCCTGGCGACGACCACCGCACTGGTCGGCGCCTTCGAGCAGGCGGCGCGGCGCGCGGTGTACGGGGGGCAGGTGCGGGTCGCGGTGCAGACCGGGGTGCAGGAGATCGTCCTCACCGGCAGCCGCACCGGGCACGGCCCCGGCGGCCCGCTCGACCTCTTCCTCGACGGCCGGCTGCGCGTCAGCGGCCGGGACGAGCACCGCTACCACTCGGCGCTGGTGGGCCCCGCGATGGACTCGGGCCCGTACGGGCGGGTGCTGATCCTGGGCGGCGGGGACGGCCTCGCCGCGCGCGAGGTGCTGCGCCACCCGGGCGTGCGCTCGGTGACACTGGTCGAACTCGACGCGGGCGTCGTCGACTTGGCGCGCCACGACCCGGCCCTGTCGGCGCTGAACGGCCATGCGTACGACGACCGGCGGGTGCGGCCGGTGGTCGCGGACGCGTTCGGCTGGCTGCGGGGGCCGGGGCGCTCGGCCGGGCCGTTCGACGTGGTGGTCTCCGATCTGCCGGACCCGGGCATCACCCCGAGCACCAAGCTCTACTCGGAGGAGTTCTTCGGCCTCGCCGCGCGGGTGCTGGCGCCGGGCGGGCGGATCGTGGTGCACGCGGGCCCGGTCGCGACGCGGGCGCACACGTACTGGACGGTGGAGTCGACGGTACGGGCGGCGGGCCTGTGGACCGTGCCGTACCGCGCGACGGGCCGCCTCACGGGTTTCACGGCGGGCCCCGACCGCGCCTCGGACGCCACGAAGCCCCCGCACGACTGGGGCTTCGTCCTGGCCTCGCCGTCCGGGCCCCCGGGGGCCCCGCTCGCCCCCGAGCTGGAGCCCCTGGCGGACGAGCGGCCCCGCGACGAACTGCCCCCGTCGACGCTGGTGCACCCGCGCTATACGGGATGA
- a CDS encoding DUF2617 family protein, protein MLTTLKTVYTDTRASDLAWALGREPLPALAALDLELSGAKLQLRLLGASHQVLLEEERGSCSETVACMPGSSTPLPLGVAKRLGEWEYEFAARVETLSGGSFAGRAQELLALVADHPNGLAGTFPGSPHAFTAMLAQRCEGQVRWRTWHAYPQEGQLVVTRTRVGVRMAAPVGL, encoded by the coding sequence CTACACCGACACGCGTGCCAGCGACCTCGCCTGGGCTCTGGGCCGGGAGCCGCTGCCCGCGTTGGCCGCCCTCGACCTCGAACTCTCCGGCGCCAAACTCCAGTTGAGGCTCCTCGGCGCCTCGCACCAGGTGCTCCTCGAAGAGGAGCGGGGCTCCTGTTCGGAGACCGTCGCCTGTATGCCCGGCAGCAGCACACCGCTGCCCCTCGGGGTGGCGAAACGTCTCGGGGAGTGGGAATACGAGTTCGCCGCGCGGGTGGAGACGCTGTCCGGGGGCTCGTTCGCGGGGCGCGCCCAGGAGCTCCTCGCGCTGGTCGCGGACCACCCCAACGGCCTTGCGGGGACGTTTCCCGGCTCGCCGCACGCGTTCACCGCGATGCTCGCGCAGCGCTGCGAGGGCCAGGTGCGCTGGCGGACCTGGCACGCGTACCCGCAGGAAGGGCAGTTGGTGGTGACCCGTACGAGGGTCGGTGTCCGAATGGCGGCACCCGTCGGGCTCTGA